The Polyangium aurulentum genomic interval CTCCCCCCACGACGGCGACGTCCACCTGCTCTCGTGTCATCTCTCCCTCCAATCTAACAGTGTTAGAGTGTACCTAACAGTGTTAGTCTGGCAAGCGGGAGCTTGGAGGTGTCATGCGCATCCAGAGGGAGCAGGTGGTGCGGGAGGCGCTGTCGTTGCTGGACGAGGCGGGGATCGAAGGGGTGACGATGCGCAAGCTGGCGCAGCGCCTGGAGATCCAGGCCCCGTCGCTCTACTGGCACTTCGCCAACAAGAAGGCGCTGCTGGATGGGATGGCGGATGCGCTGGTCGAGCCGGTGGCGCGCGACGTGGAGCCCGCGCTGCCGTGGGACGAGGTGCTGCGACGGGTGGCGGCCGAGCTGCGGCGGGCGCTCCTGTCGCGCCGGGATGGCGCGCGCGTCTTCGCCGGCACCTACATCGTCACGGAGAACATCCTGCGCGTGAGCGAGGCGCAGATGGGGGCCTTGCGGCGCGCGGGCGCCTCGTCGCGCGTGGCCGCCTGGGGCTGCTTCTCGCTCGTCCATTACGTGATCGGCTTCAGCATGGAGGAGCAGGCGCTCGATCCGCGATTCAACCCCGAGCCCGTGGACCTGCCCCGAAGCCGCGAGCGCTTCGCGTCCTTCCCGCGGGAGCGCTTCCCCCACGTGCTCTCGGCCCTCGACGACATCTTCGACACGGATCTCGACACCCGCTTCACCTTCGGCCTCGATCGGCTCATCACCGGGTTGA includes:
- a CDS encoding TetR/AcrR family transcriptional regulator C-terminal domain-containing protein yields the protein MRIQREQVVREALSLLDEAGIEGVTMRKLAQRLEIQAPSLYWHFANKKALLDGMADALVEPVARDVEPALPWDEVLRRVAAELRRALLSRRDGARVFAGTYIVTENILRVSEAQMGALRRAGASSRVAAWGCFSLVHYVIGFSMEEQALDPRFNPEPVDLPRSRERFASFPRERFPHVLSALDDIFDTDLDTRFTFGLDRLITGLRADLPDTPPKS